In the Ictalurus furcatus strain D&B chromosome 13, Billie_1.0, whole genome shotgun sequence genome, cctagacttaaacactgagactgtgtctgagtcccgaacactaactggaaaactgttccataactgtggggctctataagagaaagctcttccccctgctgtagccttcactattccaggtaccaacaaatagcctgcatcttttgatctaagtaggcgtggaggatcatagaaaaccaaaaggacgcttagatactgtggcgcgagaccgattagtgctttataggttaataatagtattttataatcaatgcgagatttcactgggagccaatgcagtgtggataagatcggggtgatgtggtcgtatcttctggttgtagttaggactctagcagctgcattctggactaactagagtttgtttatgctcctactggaacatccagacagtaagacattacagtaatctagtctagaggtgacgaaagcatgaactaatatttctgcatcacgtagtgacaatatatttcttatcttagaaatatttctgagatgaaagaaggctatcctagtaatattatctacatgagcatcaaatgatagactggagtcagtaatcactccaaggtcttttactgctgcacatgatgaaacagaaagaccatccagagttactgtgagatcagaaagattacttctagctacacgtggtcctaatacaagttcttctgtcttatcagaattacgtaaaaggaagttagttagcatcctgcctgtctatctatctctctatctatctatctgtctgtctatctatctatctctctctctatctatctgtctgtctatctatctatctctctatctatctatctgtctgtctatctatctatctctctatctatctatctgtctgtctctctgcctatctatctatctatctatctctctatctatctatctgtctctctctctctctctctctctgcctatctctctctctatctatctatctatctctctctctctctctctgcctgtcaatctctctctctctctctctctctctctcgctctctctatctctctctctatctatctatctatctctctctctctctctctgcctgtcaatctctctctctctctctctctctctctctctctatctatctatctatctatctatctatctatgtatgtctctatctatctgtttttaTCCTCCTGGTCTTCATGTGTAAACAAAATCCTCGGCAATGTCAATATTTATGACGTCAGGCGACGCGCTGTCGCGGCCGAGTCTGACGTCATCAGCGTGTCCTGTCCGCCCCCTTCTCGCGCTCAGTCCAGTGAGGCAGCGATGTCCCGGAGCTCGCGCGACGCAGCAGAAAGCCGCGCGACCTTCAACCGGTACTGTTACTGCTGTTCATATCACTGCCGCTATTCTGTTCTTTCCGGTTTGTTCTAGATTCTTATTTCAGTGTGAtatcctcctgtctgtctctatctctctcgttctgtgtgtgtgtgtgtttagaggaGGGGTATATTTTCAGTGCACGCGCTGTACGGCAATGCAGGCTTCATTCCGGCGCGCGCTCGCGCTTCCGTTCACAAAGTTCCCAGCAGCGCGCGCAGAGAATCAGAGAATGAGCTCCCAGTAattttaggggtccaagcacggACGCAGCTGAAacctgtgattattattattgttgttattattattattattattattattaattttattattatcataattattattatcattgttattattattatcattattattattattattgttattattattatcattatcattgttattattattattattgtcattattattatcattattattattattattgttattattattatcattatcattgttattattattattattgtcattattattattatcattattattattattattatcatcattattattatcattattattattattattattattattattattattttgttacatttctttttttaaatgtatttattgttaaatattttgatttttttttaaattgttaacttgCTTATCGATATTGATAACTAATATGTGGTCTTTAACGGTGCAAAAGATGTATTTTACGATAAAATTCTGAGGTaaactttcattattattattatttcattattatttgcgGTCACGCTAATACGCACCAACTAACAACTCGGCAAAATATATTTCACGTGTTTCAAACCCACACGATGTTCTTATCCAGTTCCTGTCGACGCGCTCTATAGCAATATCCTAATTATTTCTTCCTCCATTTTATTTGGCAGAGAGGAAAACCATCAAGATGGCCGCCCgcttcctgtttttctttgaCTTCGATGAGACGCTGATCGCCGAGAACAGCGACGACTCTGTGGTGCGTGCCGCGCCGTTAAAGAAGCTCCCCGCGTCCCTGAGCGATAGTTGCCGTCCCGGATTCTTCTTTAAGCACTCACAGAGAATCTTGACGTTCCTGAGCGAGTGCGGCGTCACCGAGGACGCCATCCGGGCAGAAATCGAGCAAATCCCGACCTCTCCGGGCGGAGCGGCGCTTCTCGACTTCCTGCTGGCTCGGGACGACTTCGAGTGCGTCGTCGTCTCGGACGCTAACTCGTACTTTATCGAGACTTGGTTACAGCACCTCGGTGCTCGCAAGCTTTTCGCCAAGGTTTTCACCAACCCGGCAGAATTCGACATCAACGGACGCCTCGTCTTGCGCCCTTTCCACTCCCACACGTGCGCCAAGTGCCCAGAGAACATGTGCAAGCAGGTTGTCCTGAGAGACTACATGAGCGAAAGGGTGACGGAGCGAGGGGAACCGTTCCAAAAGGTGTTTTATATAGGGGACGGAGAAAACGATGTCTGTCCCACGCTAGCGTTGGGACAACACGACACGGTTTTCCCTCGGAGAGGTTTCCCCATGCACAGGATCATTCAGGATCTCTGCAAAACGCAGCCGGGCGTGTATAAACCCTCGCTGATGCCCTGGGAACGAGGCGAAGACGTGGTGGACTTCCTGAAGGAGATCTTGCAGGAGAAATAACCGGCTCGAGCGGAACGAGTGAACGAGTTCAAAAAGAataaggaggaaggaaggagattaaatgacacacacagatacctaatacacacacaaaccagcaGCTGAGACATGATTAGCCTTGCATGAGCCTCGCCAGAATATAAAAGGTGCGGAAAGAACCAGAAAAAAGGAGGAGTTCTGAGGACGTTAAACCTCCAACAATCAAAGGCTAAAGGCTAATGCAAGGCTAACTTTTATTAATGTCTTCCTGaactctatcacacacacacacacacacacacacacacacacacacacacacactcatactgatAATACACACATGAACACTAATCTATTTAACACAGACGCATTCATACGGAGGCTAGTTCCAAATGCTCACGCACACAGAGGCTAGTCCCTCTCAAGCTAattccacttacacacacacacacacactagtctCTTGTGTATGCTAGTTATCAGCATGTGTTGTGCTGTTTGTGTAAAAACACACCATTTTCTAAAAAATTTCACACTAATTAGCGTGTTATATAGCTACTACTATATGATCagagcaatttttttaaaacaccatgtaggccacgcccacaagcacAAACTACAAGTGAATATCACTTGCTAGCGTGAACGTAGGTTTAGAGCCATAATAAACAACCAGACGCAGagtttttttcctgcttcctaATGGATTTTAGTGTGTTtctggtggtctgtaatggtagttTAATGGAATGTCCTGTCCCTGGTTTCTGATGGTTtgtctcattttattttgatgCTAATCATCGACCCATGAAAGACGGCCCTTCTGGGCTGTAGTGGTATTTAATAGTAACCAATAAAACTCCTAATGGAAACCTATAGGAATGTGATGGAAACCTTTAAAGTCCATTATTCGGATGGATTGtaatgggggtttttttcagacGGGTAACCCTGTCACTACGTCAGGAACGAATCACCCGGTGTCtttctgttacaggaaaataatcaataatactctcattttttttccttatctcATTTGTCTCGCATGATTTTATCTCATCCTGTCGTtccttgatttctttttttcatcgaCCCATCTCAGGTTTCCTTAGCGTATGTTGTTTTGTCTCGTCGTTCCTCATCTTATCTTGCTTTCCGTCATATCTTATCTTGTTTTCACCTGCGCTGGCTTATCCGTCCTCAAGTAGTTTCCGATTTCTTTcctcgtctcgtctcgtcttTCCACCCGGACTCCTCATGCCTGATGACTTTGTAAGCAGAATAAACTACAGGTGCTCTTCAAGTCCTCGTGATCCGCTGTGAAACCAAAGTAATTACATAATaagaatatattatttttaatcataacTCAGCACATAAAGTCTAATTATGGATTATGACGTCGTTATGTCAAAGCATGATAgaacagttgtgtgtgtatgaaaaatATTTATCGTATCTTTATCCTATATTGTGTCTTGAATATTGTATTGACCTTCAGGTGAAGGTTTCAATATTAAGCATGACATTTATTGAGGTAGGGGTCTGAGAGGGGGTTTAGCGCCACCTAGTGGTGATCCACAAAGGTGAATGTGTACATTgggaatttaaaaaagtttcatttagatctctctctctctctctctctctctctctctctctctctccctccctctctctctcgctctctctctccatattatTACAGAAGTGTTATAAATGATAACACAATCGTATGGTACACTACGTAGTACACTAACACTCTCTAATTCTAAGGGAACGACCTCACTTTGTGTCATAAACACCACCATCAGTACACTGtgaatatatattaacatgttattatatatgctaatatatgtttttatttattatatgcaTGAGATCTTAGCAATGAAAAGGGATAAAAGCCATTAGACAAAAaggaaatgattattattattaaatggagAGTTTTACTGTATTTACTGATTGTatttaaaaggagaaaaaatgtTCTAagaatttatctttattttaccGATTTATGCAAATAAGAATTAAACatcaaaaggcaaaaaaaagtgtgaatctCATTTGTGACAGCTGTAGATATCAGCTATGTCCACAAGGTGGAGGCAAAGGAcaataaaatctctctctctctctctctctccctctctctctctccttctctctctctctctctctctctctctctctctctctctctctctctctctgaactcATCTGACCTGCTCATGAACAGAAATAGTTTTGGGAACATTTCCACAAACCAATCGCCTGTAACGCGAGAGACGAGAAATACAATGAAACATCCAGTAATTATCTCCTTGGTCAATAGAAAACAGGACAAATCTCTCTAGCTGTGTTCCAGTACTGTTCTGAACACCCTTGATGACTTGCCTCTCTGGTTGAGTCCATCTGGCCATCTGATGGACCGTTCCATTACTCCATCAGCTTGAGTGGAGAAACACCTCCCAGCAGCAGAGTCAGCACAGTGTGGGAATTCTGGCTAATCTTTGTCTGGTGGGATGGGTGGGATGGATTGATAGACTGGCACAgctggatggacagatgaataAAAAGATGTATAGGTAGATGGATCCATGAAAGCATGGATGGATATGGgcttggatggatggacagatgaataAAGAGAAGTATAGGTAGAGAGATCCGTGAAAGAATGGATGGATATGGgcttggatggatggagagatgaacagagagatgtTTAGAGGTATGAGTGGATGAAGGGAGAGATTAATGAGAGGACAGACTGCACTGATAAATGAAGGGACAGATGAACGAATGGATGGAAAGCTGGACATGGACGGATGGATACAGAGATACCGCGGATATAAAAAGGTCTATGCAGGCTCTCatggtttttgtgaagtaaatcCAGAAATGAAGATAAAATCATGTCAGACCGTTCCCCGTCGTTCATGTGACCTTGAAACCATCAGAATTCATGAGAAAATCAAATACATGATTATAAGACCATTTCACTATGGGTGGTGTAGTTGTGTCCAGAGTTAACCGATCAGCATCAAAATCACATCCAACACTAAGTAgcatacagaaatataaatcatCTGAGCCTGGAGGATTTCTATGAAGCTTTTGTAGTTGCACCTTACTGGCATACCCATGGTCTGTGAGGAGCTGAAAAAAACATCTACAGGATCTTATTGATGAAAGATACTGACCAGGAGATTGGTATAAATGAATATCAAAGGTCATGGAATACTGAGAAAAGTGTCATCAATCGATACGTGAGAATATTTGGCACCACAGGGACATTTCCAAGGTCAGGATGACCTTCTAAAGTTAATGACAGGACAAGGAGAAAACATATTACCTATTTGTGGAAGGTACAGGTCACTCCTTGCATGTGACAAACAATCTGCCGTATTCTGAAGACGTCTGGACTATGGAGTAGCGTGACAAGACGGAAGACATTTCTCACAAATAAGCAGGGTGGATTTGGCGGCCCCTAGGCCAAAAAATAGgaatatttaaaatgtccaGTTTACGTTATTTAGCATGAATAATTTAAATGCCTTCTTGGGGCCCAAAGCGATTGGCTACTTTTGCATAGTGCTAAGTCCTCCCCGGCAACTTAAAACATCCAAGCCTGTGTAAATTTCTAAAAGATACAGTACGCCTGGTGCCAAAACAACACAACTAATAATACAAAGACCATCACATCTACTGTGAAGCATGGAggtggcagcatcgtgcttTGGGGCTCTTCAGCTTGCACTGGAGCGCTAGTCGAGATTAGTAGGATAACTACTAGCTCCAAATATCAAGCTTTTTCGAATCAAATTTTGGCTCAGAAGGttggaggaatttcaccttccaTCTTGATGGAAGTCAAGAAAGTCAGAAAGTCTCTGAATGGTCCAAAAGCCAGACCTCCATGCCAGACAAAACTTGGAAAGCTGAAGATAGAGACTTACTGCTGTAATAAATGCAAAAGGTATTCCCACATTAAGTATTAATTGGGAGAGGTGTaaacacttatgcaaccagcatactgtagatttgtgcGCTTCATTTCATTTGGCTAATAATTGCAGGTTTGTTTTTCTCTGGTTTCAATTCCGTTGATCTTCATTTGGGGCTTTACAGaacaaaaaacatgcaatttAAATACgcgtgtgtaaatgtttttctatTCACTGCAGATGgacagagggatggatggataaaggggaagagagatgaacagatggatggatgggacaAGGAAGGATGAGGAAAACTGCAGAAGAAGAAATGCTAGGTCACTTTGAATTAGTGAGCTGTAGATAGAGCTGCCAGGAcactattagtgtgtgtgtgtgtgtgtgtgtgtgtgtgtgtgtgagagagagagagagagagagagagagagagagagagagagagactgaaggaCCCTTTGGCAGGCATTTAGGGGCAAAAAGAAACTAAACGCTCCAGAACTCAATCAATCCCCATTATACTCCATTATCAATCCCCATTAGAGCTtctgtccatctctttctccctccgtctctctcacactcacttccCTCTCactatgactttatttattcacgcacacacacacacacacacacacacactttttattttagattttgtttgttttaactcGCGCTCCCCAACATGATCAAACAGCGCGCGCAGTGAAGTTCACGCTCCATCTTCTCCGGAGCACTCTATCAGCGCGGTGCTCCGGGGTCcgtcccaaatcacacactCCCGCACTCAGCAGGATTCCTAAATGTAACGGTCGTGTGTTGTTTGGACACCCTATGGAGTGCCCTACCGCGCGGTTAGGAACGCGCCCacgattttttttcttattattgaAGAGGTTACCGAACCGTTTAGCTCGTCTCATACGAAGGTAAAGTTTAAGGGAAAATTTCACTCAGatttagttttatattaatctaattaagagTTCTAAGGTAGAGTTCTATTAAAAGAAGTAAACAGCAAATAAAATTAACCgaaattaacaaaaattttttttatttaaacaacaacaacaaaaccggTTTTTAGAATGGTAAGAAAGCTAGCTGCAAAACCattaataaaactgtatttatttgtcatttgtaaataaaagacttggtatttttaaaaatactgaaTCTATTAGTCCAATCAGCTAATAAACTAACAGCCACATTGTGTAATACAATGATTTTATATATGTTCAAATGTCGCTAATTATTGAAGCAGACCATATTCCTGTCAGTTCATTAGATTAGCCACGAGCTAGCTTCGTCACCTAGCTACATCACTTACTGTTCTTTCTGAGCTCAGTGtctactgttactactgtttATTCTTCAATAGAACGAGGATTTCAATCTCTTCTGCACTAAATCCTTATCATGTCACGGTTTTAAACACGGTCGAGAGGATAAAAGTTCAGAAATATTCCGTAGTCACTAGAACTGAGAGAAATTGAGCACAAATTAGCAGCGGTCTCAGCACATTGTGGAGCTAATCTGATTTCGCTAACAATTGTTTCTCAGGATTAACATTTAACTAACATTTTTCACTGTTTAGAGCAAACTTTAGTTTGGAACATGTTTAAACATAATcataattatgtttttttttaatcttctggATAAAAGGTTGTCAATAAaggctttttaaaattgttataaatgtaaaaaaaaaaaatcaatgaaacataaaccaataaaaaaacacacacgacAATAATCTATAAAGattataaaagaaagaaaaaaaattgtgacaTTCAGAAATGAGTCAAAAGTTTTTTAAGATTTAAGGCTTTTCCTGTTAAAGCTTGTCGATTGTTTTTATCTCACGTCCGCCCGAGAAGACGATCTTTTTGATCATCATGTACGCAGTGACCATACTCTGCTTGCTGCTCAACGTCTGGGAGATGCACCATCTCGGACTGAGCactaggtatttgatagcagttcataatataagagagtacataagagaatttcctttcatgcTCCATCTCGGACTGGGCACCATTTTCAACCTCCTGCTGATAATAATCGGGGatataatcattagttgcagccctactctATAATATAatcttaatttattaaaatgcgtatttgaatgttaaaaaaaattgtttatatttattattattattattattattattattactattattattattataaacctgtagTAATGAACCCTACAGTGGAGTGCAAGTACCAGTGTAGGAgtggtattatttatttatttatttatttattttattaaatagcatttaaaatgtatttattttattttattaaatagcatttaaaatgtatttattttattttattaaatagcatttaaaatgtatttatttttattcaaaactgTTTTCCCTGTTTTAAAAGTACACACATTTACTCgtttaagattattattattattaagacgTTTATTTCTTTGGATATTTGTGAATTTCTGAGAAGGAAAATGGCCGTTGAATTTctaattgtttattataacccaataaataaataaatgagtgtgtTGGATGAAATGGTCTTTGTCTTTGTGAATTATTACGTGGTGAAAATCGGCAGGTTCTGCATGACCAAGCTGCTGGAAAGCAGTAAGAGGAAAGAAACGAGCTGCCCCGTGTGCAAAACCAAGGTCACCAAGAGgtacgtttatttatttgcttgtttatttgtttgtttaatttatttgttgagAATTTCGATTGGTCCGTTACGCTGTCGCTGGTGTCTGATACCAGACGCTCATttgaaaagtgttttaaaatgtgatcattattatgattattattattattattattgttatgattattattatgattattattataagcagGTGTGTGCATCCTGTAATGAGTTGAGGAGGGAACCGCAGCTGTTTGGATCTGAGACGCAAACGGAGAAGATCCAAACGCCCCAACACCAAAGCTGAACTCGtatcactgagactgagacccGTACGATTAAACCGTCTCGGTCTAAAACCGCCCAACTGCACAATCCAAAACTTCTTGCATTTCAAACAGCTGGATTTCCCACAGAGGATTGTGGGTAACGGCAGTAAACCTGTATCCACAGGCCTCGTAAACACAGCCGGCGCTGGATgattatttttgtcctttttagGAAATGAAAGAAACGTGCAGAAAAcgtttatgttgtttttgttttcttttgctgtCTCAGGAGAAGAGCAGCAGCGTGCGCACACACGTGCGTAAATAACGCGTGGCCCATCGGTCTTTAATACTGCTTCACATCGCGTTTTGCAATGATTATAAGGTCAATCGACTCATAAAGTTGCCACACGGAGGAAATCCCAGCGACTCACAATCCGACGgtgaagttctttcttcctcagcttCTGACACACGTGTTGTGTTTCGTCTTGGCTTATAAGTGTCCGTGGAGGCgtgaagagaaacacacagcaaaGAGAATCCGTTGCAGGAACTTTACTCACTTATTGAATACGAACTTACAACAACAGAGTTATGCTCTTGCCCAGTGCTTTCAAAGTTTCAAAATAGATCTCATCAAGCTCTCAAATAATTCTCAGATTGTCTCAAGTTTGGTGCGTCTTTTTGATCTCAGGCAGAGAAACCAGAGAGCTCTCTCTATGATCTCAATCTGTTCTCATCCCAGTCTGATTCGTGCATCTCATGGTGAGCTCAGACAGCACAAATAAAGATCTCCAACACGTTCTCATCCAAACTTAATGGTTTCTTAAGCTGTACCAGCTGAGTCATgcctggggaggtagaaaaaacatcGGTAAATTGCCCCAGTAACTCTGTCAGCTCCTGCTTCTGGGCGGGGGTGAGTTCTTCGCCCAGTTGGACTAAGGTGCCCTGGTCGTGATCTGTGTCTAGGGCCGCAAACGCAGACAGTACCGGTTCTGGCTCTATCTACCTTTTCAGCAGGTTTATGTGGTACGTTTGTGTGTCTGCTagcttaccgggctgctgcaggcgatAGTTCACGGGACCTCTCCTctcgaggactgtatatggGCCCTGCCACCGAGCTAGGAATTTGCAGGAGCTGCTGGGTACTAGCAGGAGTACCCGATCACCAGGTTGGAACTCGCGGGGTTGTGCTGGGTGGTTGTACACTCGTTTCTGTTCCTCCTGGGCAGCTCTCATATGTTCCTGGACGATCAGGGCCACTCGGTCGatcttctcctgcatctcctgtaCATACTCGATGACTGAGCGGAAGGGGGAAGGCTGTTCTTCCCAGGCTTCCTGTGCCACGTCCAGCAGTCCATGCGGCCGCCGTCCGAAGAGGAGCTCGAAGGGTGTGAAGCCCGTGGatgcctgggggcactctcggacGGCGAAGAGGACGTATGGCAGGAGGAGGCcccagttccttccttccttgtctACCACCCGGCGCAACTTCTGCTTTAAGGTCTGGTTGAACCATTCGACCAGCCCATCCGTTTGTGGGTGGTAGACCGATGCCTTTaggtgtttcacctgcaacagccgacacagatcagacataagCTTTGACACAAACGGGGTACCTTGGTCAGTTAGGATGTCTTTTGGGATCCCCACATGGCTGAACAGAAGCACCATTTCTTTGGCGATGTTCCGGGAGGTGGCTTTACGCAGTGGTACTGCCTCGGGGTATCTGGTGGCATAGTCCACGATTACCAATATGTACTCGTGCCCTCGGGCGGATCTTGGGAGTGGCCCGACGAGGTCCATGCCGATCCTCTCAAACGGGATGCCTATGATGGGAAGCGGGATGAGTGGTGCCGGCGGGGGCTTCCTTGGGGCCGTGCGTTGGCACTGGGGGCATTGTTGGCAGAAGCGCTGGACCTCTGCGTCCATGCCTGGCCAGACAAACGGTCCTTCAGATTCTCCAGGGTGTTTCTCGCCCTCAGGTGGCCCCCGAGGGGATGggcatgggccaggtgcatcagggCCTGCGTTCTGGCTTTGGGCATGACCAAGAGGTCCACGGTTTCCCCTCGGTGGTTGGTCTGGTGGTACAGTAAGCCTCCTTTCACCAGAAAGCAAGAGGAGGGGAGTCTCTGGTTCGGGCTCTGGTCGACCTCCTCAATCTGGCGCACCTGGGCACAGCAATACTTCAGGCGgctgtcctctttctgctctcgGCCAAAGTTCCCCTGCCGGTTTGGAACACAGACGAGAGAGGGTTAGAATGTGAGTACAGCTTACCTTCTGTCCCAGCGTCCACCTCGCCTCGGGCCAGGTAGGCCTGTTGCACTCGTGCTTTCTTTGCTCGCTGGGGTGGTTTTGGCAGACCCAGTGTGGGGAGGACACGtcctgctggccaggttttcTAAGTCTTCTTCGGTGTCCCATGGTTTGGCTCGGTCGGTCTGGGCTCATCCTTAGGCGTCCCGTAGTCCGGGCGGCCTTGCTGGTGCTGTCCCTCTTCGCCGAGTGCCAGGGTGGTCAGGGTGTGTTCCAGGGCGGTCAATAGCTCCCTGGATGTACCAGGGGCTCGCATCCCCACGGCCTGGCTTTCTGTGGGTGGCAAGGTCCTCAGGAATCGGTCCATGGCCACcctctctacaacctcggtggCAGAGTGCATGTCaggctggagccacctcttggtGAGGCGCAGGAGGGTGTCATCTGTCCACGTGGCTTGGCTCCCGGCCTGTAGCGCCACCAGTGGAACTCCACCGCTGTCTGGAGCGGGTTTtgcccacaccatgccaggatctctctctttacctctccATAGTCAGCTGCTTTCTCCGGAGAGAGGGAGTAATAGGCCGTGCGCGCCTCCCCGGAAAGCAGCGGGCCGAGGATGCGTGGCCACTCATCGTGGTCCCACTCTTCGCGGCGGGTGACGCCCTCAAAGGTCTCAAGGTAGGCCTCGATGTCATCTTCGGGGTTTAGACCGGGAAGCAGGCGGCGGACCTCACGGCCAGGATCAGGGAGGGGCGTAGCAGCTGCGGGAGTCGCTGTCCTCAGGGCCGCTAGTTCTTGTGTCACAGCTTGTAGGCTGTGGGCGAGCTGTTGTGTCGCCATCTGCTGCTGAATACTGACCTCCAGAAGGTGCTGCAGCGTGGGATCCATGTTTATGAACAATCCCCAAGGAGGAGAGGGAAAATGGggaagaaacccccccccccaaaaaaaaacccttttttttttttttaatttttttttttaaagatgggtgggtctgtgctcatgcccACGTCCTTCACCAGTGTAGGGattttagccagcggtgggcggagcacTGACACGCAGGAGGCTGTTTCAGTGTTATGGGAGATTTATTCAAGACAATCGGTGAGTGggggtgcgtgtgtgggtgtgcatgtgtgtgtgtgtgtgtgtgtgtgggttgaaggCCGATTgggcggtgagggtctcagccgtcgGTGGTTACAGCCAAGGGGCTGGGGCGGAGCCATCACTTGCGTCGGAGTCACATGCTCGGAGATACTTCTTTTCTTCtgcgagtggaatatcgcccttttatactctccc is a window encoding:
- the LOC128617164 gene encoding probable phosphatase phospho1 isoform X1; this translates as MSRSSRDAAESRATFNRYCYCCSYHCRYSVLSERKTIKMAARFLFFFDFDETLIAENSDDSVVRAAPLKKLPASLSDSCRPGFFFKHSQRILTFLSECGVTEDAIRAEIEQIPTSPGGAALLDFLLARDDFECVVVSDANSYFIETWLQHLGARKLFAKVFTNPAEFDINGRLVLRPFHSHTCAKCPENMCKQVVLRDYMSERVTERGEPFQKVFYIGDGENDVCPTLALGQHDTVFPRRGFPMHRIIQDLCKTQPGVYKPSLMPWERGEDVVDFLKEILQEK
- the LOC128617164 gene encoding probable phosphatase phospho1 isoform X2, producing MAARFLFFFDFDETLIAENSDDSVVRAAPLKKLPASLSDSCRPGFFFKHSQRILTFLSECGVTEDAIRAEIEQIPTSPGGAALLDFLLARDDFECVVVSDANSYFIETWLQHLGARKLFAKVFTNPAEFDINGRLVLRPFHSHTCAKCPENMCKQVVLRDYMSERVTERGEPFQKVFYIGDGENDVCPTLALGQHDTVFPRRGFPMHRIIQDLCKTQPGVYKPSLMPWERGEDVVDFLKEILQEK